One part of the Arabidopsis thaliana chromosome 1 sequence genome encodes these proteins:
- a CDS encoding Ribosomal protein L22p/L17e family protein (Ribosomal protein L22p/L17e family protein; FUNCTIONS IN: structural constituent of ribosome; INVOLVED IN: translation; LOCATED IN: ribosome, intracellular, large ribosomal subunit; CONTAINS InterPro DOMAIN/s: Ribosomal protein L22/L17 (InterPro:IPR001063), Ribosomal protein L22, bacterial-type (InterPro:IPR005727); BEST Arabidopsis thaliana protein match is: Ribosomal protein L22p/L17e family protein (TAIR:AT4G28360.1); Has 30201 Blast hits to 17322 proteins in 780 species: Archae - 12; Bacteria - 1396; Metazoa - 17338; Fungi - 3422; Plants - 5037; Viruses - 0; Other Eukaryotes - 2996 (source: NCBI BLink).), with protein MAGWQKNLQIVIRQVGKRVKDSHISTANYSSTRNLESPFSQGYLQSLLRSTYSSRPLYYHLQQLGISTSRQLQAGEEPVSSPLSSPALLGSGKEEEQKIIPKRQKVQAVLKSIKQSPKKVNLVAALVRGMRVEDALMQLQVTVKRASQTVYRVIHAARANATHNHGLDPDRLLVAEAFVGKGLFGKKVAYHAKGRSGIISIPRCRLTVIVRETTAEEEAEIARLKVHNFKKLNKRQRQLVPHKLIETSPIWNRRGTKGNHRSSELVPSH; from the exons ATGGCGGGTTGGCAGAAGAATTTACAGATTGTTATTCGTCAAGTTGGTAAAAGAGTTAAGGACAGTCACATTTCCACGGCAAATTACTCTTCCACACGGAATTTGGAATCCCCTTTCTCACAAG GTTATTTGCAGAGTCTCTTGAGATCAACCTATTCCTCAAGACCACTGTATTATCATCTACAACAACTG GGAATTTCTACCTCAAGACAATTGCAGGCGGGTGAGGAGCCTGTATCATCACCTTTGTCATCTCCAGCTCTGCTGGGTagtggaaaagaagaagagcagaAGATTATCCCAAAGCGTCAGAAAGTTCAGGCTGTCCTCAAGTCCATAAAGCAG AGTCCTAAGAAGGTCAACTTGGTTGCAGCACTAGTCCGTGGCATGCGTGTTGAAGATGCTTTGATGCAATTGCAGGTCACGGTCAAACGAGCTTCACAAACTGTGTACCGG GTTATACATGCTGCGCGGGCAAATGCTACTCATAACCATGGACTAGATCCTGACCGTCTCCTTGTTG CGGAAGCGTTTGTTGGGAAGGGACTCTTTGGGAAGAAGGTAGCTTACCATGCAAAAGGAAGAAGCGGGATAATATCAATACCCAGGTGTCGTCTAACAGTCATAGTCAGAGAGACGACtgcagaggaagaagctgagaTTGCAAGGCTGAAAGTTCACAATTTTAAGAAGCTAAACAAGCGGCAGAGACAGCTGGTACCACACAAGTTGATCGAGACAAGTCCAATCTGGAACCGCAGAGGTACCAAAGGCAATCACAGGTCATCTGAGTTGGTACCGTCTCACTAA